In Dyadobacter subterraneus, a single genomic region encodes these proteins:
- a CDS encoding flavin reductase family protein yields MKKAYKKVDFPTEKIRKFLEPGPIVLVSSRWEGKENIMTMGWHTVLEFSPSLVGCMITAENHSFDMIEKSGECVINIPTVDLIDEIIGIGNSSGADTDKFNKFGLTAEKASIIKAPLIKECFANYECKLVDKQLLSKYNFFIFEVVKAHVATSSKYPKTVHYLGEGIFMVSGRHIAFPEKFKPENL; encoded by the coding sequence ATGAAAAAGGCATATAAGAAAGTTGACTTCCCAACAGAAAAAATCAGAAAATTCCTTGAACCTGGCCCAATTGTATTGGTAAGTTCTCGTTGGGAAGGAAAGGAAAATATCATGACCATGGGCTGGCATACCGTCCTCGAATTTTCTCCTTCATTGGTCGGATGCATGATCACCGCAGAAAATCACAGTTTTGATATGATCGAAAAAAGTGGTGAATGTGTCATCAATATTCCAACGGTTGATCTGATCGACGAAATTATTGGCATCGGAAACAGCTCAGGTGCCGATACTGACAAATTCAATAAATTCGGTTTGACGGCTGAAAAAGCGAGTATCATAAAAGCACCATTAATAAAGGAATGTTTTGCCAATTACGAATGCAAACTGGTTGACAAACAACTTTTATCTAAATACAACTTTTTTATCTTCGAGGTGGTAAAAGCGCATGTAGCCACTTCTTCAAAATATCCCAAAACAGTACATTATCTGGGTGAAGGAATTTTTATGGTGTCCGGTCGTCACATAGCATTCCCGGAAAAGTTTAAGCCTGAAAATTTATAA
- a CDS encoding oxidoreductase, which yields MDNKKVWFVTGASKGLGLSLVKQLLSAGYNVAATSRTVDSLSKAVESEESENFLPLEVSITSEQSVKDAVSKTIEKFGTIDVLVNNAGYGLFGSVEELSDEESRQNFDINVFGSLNVIRQTLPYMRAKRSGKIFNISSVGGFRADFPGAGIYCSTKFAVAGFTEGLASEVKELGISATVVYPGYFRTDFLSSESMVVPKNAIDDYATARASVLAHEKEIAGNQPGDPEKAIAVLIKIASEENTPVHLFLGKDAYEMAQGKIEIVSKDLEAYKSLTISTDFDS from the coding sequence ATGGATAATAAAAAAGTTTGGTTCGTTACTGGCGCTTCAAAAGGCCTTGGACTTTCACTTGTAAAACAATTATTATCAGCTGGATATAACGTAGCAGCAACGTCCAGAACCGTGGATTCACTTAGTAAAGCTGTGGAGTCGGAAGAATCTGAAAACTTTCTGCCACTGGAAGTTAGCATTACTTCCGAGCAAAGTGTAAAAGACGCAGTTTCAAAAACAATTGAAAAATTTGGTACGATTGATGTTTTGGTAAACAATGCAGGATATGGATTATTTGGTTCTGTGGAAGAATTGAGCGACGAAGAATCTCGGCAAAATTTCGACATCAATGTATTTGGTTCATTAAATGTAATTCGCCAAACACTTCCCTATATGAGGGCCAAACGTTCAGGAAAAATCTTTAACATATCTTCGGTCGGAGGTTTTAGGGCAGATTTTCCCGGCGCAGGAATTTATTGTTCAACCAAATTTGCAGTCGCAGGCTTCACCGAGGGATTGGCATCAGAAGTTAAAGAATTAGGTATTTCGGCAACTGTTGTGTACCCTGGTTATTTCCGTACAGATTTTTTATCAAGTGAGTCTATGGTGGTTCCTAAAAATGCGATTGACGATTATGCCACAGCACGGGCATCGGTATTAGCGCATGAAAAAGAGATTGCCGGAAATCAGCCAGGAGATCCGGAAAAGGCGATTGCCGTTTTGATTAAAATCGCGTCAGAAGAAAATACACCGGTACATCTCTTTCTTGGAAAAGATGCTTACGAAATGGCTCAGGGCAAAATTGAAATCGTAAGCAAAGATCTGGAAGCATACAAAAGCCTGACTATTTCAACGGATTTCGATTCCTGA
- a CDS encoding Atu4866 domain-containing protein, producing the protein MENKEFYLGMWVTKDGYIRHELLPGGRYDEARGNRKSAYQGNYKMTGNHIDYKDDTGFTADGDFKDGILYHAGMILYKEN; encoded by the coding sequence ATGGAAAACAAGGAATTTTATTTAGGTATGTGGGTAACAAAAGATGGTTATATCCGTCACGAATTATTGCCCGGCGGCCGGTACGATGAAGCCCGCGGAAACAGAAAAAGCGCTTATCAGGGAAATTACAAAATGACCGGAAATCACATTGATTATAAGGACGATACAGGTTTTACAGCGGATGGTGATTTTAAAGATGGCATCCTTTATCACGCCGGAATGATATTATACAAAGAAAATTAA
- the cysC gene encoding adenylyl-sulfate kinase, protein MIIQFCGLSGAGKTTLAENTKNLLLENGIRAEIIDGDVYRSRLCKDLGFSKADRQENIRRLGFIASRFSAQGIVAIMSVINPYEETRAELIREYPNVKTIFLDCPLEILYQRDTKGLYKRTLLADDDPQKIKNLTGINDMFEKPEQPDLYINTSEKTIEDSTRDLCELILKQINAKNPQPGKFNDSFLKSLTYAK, encoded by the coding sequence ATGATCATTCAATTTTGCGGTTTATCAGGAGCAGGCAAGACAACCCTGGCAGAAAATACGAAGAACCTGCTTCTGGAAAACGGGATACGTGCAGAGATTATCGACGGAGATGTTTACCGAAGTAGACTTTGTAAGGATCTTGGTTTTTCAAAGGCTGACAGGCAGGAAAATATCCGGAGACTTGGATTCATTGCCAGCCGGTTTTCGGCTCAGGGAATTGTTGCTATCATGAGTGTGATCAATCCCTATGAGGAAACAAGGGCGGAATTGATCCGGGAATATCCGAATGTCAAAACCATTTTTCTGGATTGTCCATTGGAAATTTTATATCAAAGAGATACCAAAGGGTTGTACAAAAGGACACTTCTTGCCGACGATGATCCTCAGAAAATCAAAAATCTTACCGGTATAAACGACATGTTTGAAAAACCTGAACAGCCGGATCTTTACATCAATACCTCTGAAAAAACGATCGAAGACAGCACAAGAGATTTGTGCGAGTTGATTTTGAAACAAATAAATGCTAAGAATCCCCAACCCGGGAAATTCAACGATTCTTTTCTCAAATCCCTGACCTATGCAAAATAA
- a CDS encoding acetyl-CoA hydrolase/transferase family protein — MPTYVSAEEAVKHIKSGNRVFIHGSAATPVHLVEALQRRHWELKNVEFISITTLGEVDFNNPVHHNSFFFNSLFVSANTRSVVNSDYGDYVPIFLSQIPQLIKNGKLPVDVALIQVSPPDAHGFCSLGTSVDIARAVVDTAKYIIAQVNPNMPRTHGDGFVHISKINNLVWHDTALPEVDYSLNVKNATIQIGKNIASLIEDGATLQVGIGAIPDQVLKNLNHLKNLGLHTEMLSDGVIPLIENGVIDNSRKKLNRGKSVTSFMVGTKKLYDFVNDNPAVRVMDIGYVNDTSIIRQNQKVTAINSALELDLTGQVCADSLGTYQYSGIGGQMDFIHGASLSEGGKPIIALPSITSSGASRIVPFLKEGAGVVTTRGHIHWVVTEFGIVDLFGKSLKQRARALISIAHPSHRESLEQAFCERFGSYNRPAMTGISERVFHG; from the coding sequence ATGCCAACATACGTTTCAGCAGAAGAAGCGGTAAAACATATTAAATCAGGAAACAGGGTTTTTATTCACGGAAGTGCTGCTACGCCGGTACATTTGGTGGAAGCATTACAGCGCCGTCACTGGGAGTTGAAAAATGTTGAATTTATAAGCATTACAACGTTGGGTGAAGTCGATTTCAATAATCCTGTCCACCACAACAGTTTCTTTTTCAATTCACTTTTCGTCTCGGCCAATACGCGTTCGGTCGTCAATAGCGATTATGGAGATTATGTGCCAATTTTTTTAAGCCAGATTCCACAGTTGATTAAAAACGGAAAGTTGCCGGTTGATGTGGCATTGATTCAGGTTTCTCCACCGGATGCACACGGTTTTTGTTCACTTGGCACATCTGTCGATATTGCGAGAGCTGTTGTGGATACTGCCAAATATATCATTGCGCAGGTAAATCCGAATATGCCTCGCACGCATGGCGACGGTTTCGTTCATATCAGCAAAATAAACAATCTGGTTTGGCATGATACGGCTTTACCGGAAGTAGATTATTCACTCAATGTAAAAAATGCCACCATCCAAATCGGGAAAAATATTGCTTCTCTGATTGAAGACGGTGCCACTTTACAGGTTGGAATCGGTGCAATTCCTGACCAGGTTTTGAAAAATCTTAACCATCTGAAAAATCTTGGATTACATACAGAAATGTTGTCGGACGGAGTAATTCCTCTTATTGAAAATGGTGTAATTGATAATAGTCGTAAAAAACTGAACAGGGGAAAATCTGTAACTTCTTTTATGGTGGGTACGAAAAAACTCTATGATTTCGTGAATGATAATCCGGCTGTGAGGGTCATGGATATTGGTTATGTAAATGATACAAGTATCATCCGTCAGAATCAGAAAGTTACCGCCATCAATTCTGCTCTGGAACTGGATTTAACAGGACAAGTTTGCGCGGATTCATTGGGCACTTATCAATATTCGGGTATCGGGGGACAAATGGATTTCATTCATGGCGCATCACTTTCAGAAGGCGGAAAACCGATTATTGCTTTACCTTCCATAACTTCTTCCGGTGCTTCCAGAATCGTTCCATTCCTGAAAGAAGGCGCTGGTGTGGTGACTACCCGGGGTCATATTCATTGGGTAGTAACAGAATTCGGAATTGTGGACTTGTTTGGAAAAAGTTTGAAACAAAGAGCGAGAGCACTGATCAGCATTGCACATCCCAGTCATCGGGAATCTTTGGAGCAGGCTTTTTGTGAACGTTTCGGAAGTTATAATCGTCCGGCCATGACCGGAATTTCTGAAAGGGTTTTTCACGGGTAA
- a CDS encoding DUF4199 domain-containing protein: MKRNIIVCGLIAGAIVSTMMITSANLCYKSGDFEGSMVLGYASMILAFSLIFVAVKNFRDKFNGGRATFLEAFKIGLYVSLIASSIYVLVWLVDYYLFVPDFMDKYSATMIQHAKEGGSTPAEIKDTVAEMDSYKEMYKNPLFVILLTYAEIFPVGLVVSIICALILKRTTVSA; the protein is encoded by the coding sequence ATGAAAAGGAATATTATTGTTTGCGGATTAATTGCAGGAGCCATCGTTTCGACCATGATGATTACCTCAGCAAATCTCTGTTATAAAAGCGGGGATTTTGAAGGCAGCATGGTGCTGGGGTATGCATCGATGATCCTTGCTTTTTCCCTGATCTTCGTTGCTGTGAAAAATTTCCGGGATAAATTCAATGGTGGTAGAGCCACATTTCTGGAAGCTTTCAAAATCGGATTATATGTTTCCCTGATCGCTTCAAGTATTTACGTACTTGTCTGGCTGGTTGATTATTATTTATTCGTACCAGATTTTATGGATAAATATTCCGCAACGATGATCCAGCATGCCAAAGAGGGCGGAAGCACACCAGCGGAAATAAAAGACACAGTTGCAGAAATGGACAGCTATAAGGAAATGTACAAAAATCCTTTATTCGTTATTTTATTAACCTATGCCGAAATTTTCCCTGTCGGTCTGGTTGTTTCAATAATCTGTGCGCTGATTTTAAAAAGAACAACAGTTAGCGCATAA
- a CDS encoding response regulator transcription factor → MKGALNFFSKHKHVITYGLSLAVLLFLLKWLEMRFIIINHSLEIYIGTIAILFTSLGIWLALKLTKPKTVVVEKEVFIPSGNAFLPNDNEVEKLGISKRELEVLQLISAGYSNQEIADQLFVSLNTVKTHSSNLFGKMEVKSRTQATEKAKRLNIIAK, encoded by the coding sequence ATGAAAGGCGCATTGAATTTCTTTTCAAAGCATAAACATGTGATTACCTACGGTCTTTCCCTGGCGGTATTGCTTTTTTTATTGAAATGGCTGGAAATGCGCTTCATCATTATCAACCATTCGCTTGAAATTTACATTGGCACCATCGCAATTCTGTTTACCAGTTTGGGTATCTGGCTGGCGCTCAAACTGACAAAACCTAAAACGGTTGTTGTGGAAAAAGAAGTTTTTATTCCGTCGGGAAATGCATTTTTACCAAACGATAATGAAGTAGAAAAACTTGGTATCAGTAAACGTGAACTAGAAGTTTTGCAACTTATTTCAGCTGGTTATAGCAATCAGGAAATTGCTGATCAGTTATTTGTTTCACTGAATACTGTAAAAACGCATTCTTCAAATTTGTTTGGGAAAATGGAGGTAAAAAGTCGGACACAGGCTACCGAAAAAGCCAAAAGGCTGAATATCATTGCCAAATGA
- a CDS encoding esterase has protein sequence MNLRKTFFLLSYTIFSITSVALAQQANVNLDWNPQKNTENLVPYGGNVVSPDVKDDHTITFRLKAPDAHEVKLTGGPILLALGVKDPVLFRKGEDGIWTLTVGPVKPNIYVYRLLLDGVAIVDPNNTITGASNQPGYSSVVVHGNGPAFYDAKNVAHGSVTRNIYHSDVLNGEREIFVYTPPGYNPKKKYPVLYLLGGSGELASGWMLDGRANFIADNLLAEGKIVPMIIAMPNNQVIHRNDPKHVEKTYDLFEKELRSQIVPFVDKNYSTITDRKGRAISGLSMGGRHTQVVGMNDLDLFSSFGILSAGDLETEKMNAKFFNDPKVKEKVDFLLIGHGSAEVDFVGKRSAATHEALDKHGIKHEYFIGGDGAHDWGTWRMLLNDKLLPNLWKKK, from the coding sequence ATGAATTTACGAAAAACCTTTTTCCTTTTAAGTTATACAATTTTTTCGATAACTTCGGTGGCTCTTGCGCAGCAGGCAAACGTAAATCTGGACTGGAATCCGCAGAAAAATACTGAAAATCTTGTTCCTTATGGCGGTAATGTTGTGTCTCCGGATGTAAAGGATGATCACACCATAACTTTCCGTCTTAAAGCGCCCGACGCGCATGAAGTAAAATTGACCGGCGGTCCCATATTGCTGGCTCTTGGCGTTAAAGATCCGGTTCTTTTTAGAAAAGGAGAAGACGGAATCTGGACTTTGACAGTTGGACCAGTAAAACCCAATATATATGTTTATCGCCTTTTGCTGGATGGTGTTGCGATTGTTGATCCAAATAATACGATCACCGGAGCATCAAATCAACCGGGATATAGCAGTGTGGTTGTTCATGGAAACGGACCTGCTTTTTATGATGCGAAAAATGTTGCGCATGGAAGTGTTACCAGAAATATCTATCATTCTGATGTGCTTAACGGCGAAAGGGAAATCTTCGTTTACACGCCGCCAGGCTATAATCCGAAGAAAAAATATCCTGTTTTGTATTTATTAGGAGGAAGTGGCGAACTGGCTTCCGGGTGGATGCTGGATGGTCGTGCCAATTTTATTGCGGATAATTTATTGGCTGAAGGCAAAATTGTACCCATGATTATTGCAATGCCGAATAACCAGGTTATACACCGAAATGATCCTAAACACGTAGAAAAAACTTATGATCTGTTTGAGAAAGAACTCAGGTCACAAATTGTACCTTTTGTTGATAAAAATTATAGTACCATTACTGACAGAAAAGGCAGGGCAATTTCAGGCCTTTCCATGGGTGGACGTCACACCCAGGTCGTTGGTATGAATGATCTTGATCTTTTCAGTTCTTTTGGCATTTTAAGTGCTGGGGATCTTGAAACTGAAAAAATGAATGCCAAATTTTTTAATGATCCAAAAGTGAAAGAAAAGGTTGATTTTCTGCTTATTGGACATGGAAGTGCAGAAGTCGATTTTGTTGGAAAACGCTCAGCCGCAACCCATGAAGCACTGGATAAACATGGTATCAAACATGAATATTTCATAGGTGGCGACGGCGCGCATGACTGGGGAACATGGCGGATGCTTCTGAACGATAAATTGTTGCCGAATTTGTGGAAGAAGAAATAA
- a CDS encoding NADAR family protein, giving the protein MKYNLESVLESFDRGDRQKFIYFWGNQPDRSGLITSSCLSQWWAAPFVEDGVIYKTAEHWMMAQKAALFDNDDIFQKIILAKSPAEAKELGRQVRDFREDVWLEKRSEIVIKGSLLKFSQHKELDAFLSNTKDRILVEASPVDVVWGVGLAAVDEKIKNPNHWNGLNLLGFALMEVRDILEAK; this is encoded by the coding sequence ATGAAATACAATTTAGAGTCGGTTTTAGAAAGTTTTGATCGTGGAGATCGTCAAAAGTTTATATACTTCTGGGGAAATCAACCCGATCGGAGTGGGTTAATTACTTCATCATGTCTCAGTCAATGGTGGGCAGCGCCTTTTGTTGAGGACGGCGTTATATATAAAACAGCGGAGCACTGGATGATGGCGCAAAAGGCCGCCTTATTTGATAATGATGATATTTTTCAAAAAATTATATTGGCAAAATCACCAGCTGAGGCGAAGGAATTAGGCAGGCAGGTGCGTGATTTTAGGGAAGATGTCTGGCTGGAAAAAAGATCAGAAATTGTAATCAAGGGATCTTTGCTGAAATTTTCCCAACATAAAGAACTTGATGCATTTTTGTCAAATACCAAAGACAGAATCTTAGTTGAAGCAAGTCCTGTGGATGTTGTCTGGGGAGTTGGCCTGGCGGCCGTCGATGAAAAAATTAAAAACCCGAACCATTGGAACGGGCTTAATCTTCTTGGTTTTGCATTGATGGAGGTCCGGGATATTTTGGAAGCGAAATAA
- a CDS encoding DUF3817 domain-containing protein — protein MAIFTFGQPAIFTDLLNDVEVFKTKVGRLRVVALLEGLSLLILVLIAVPLKYAYHDPSLVKTMGPIHGFLFLFFVINTISVGVEYNWKFQETTWKVLLACIIPFGTFYVDYTILCKIHTTKK, from the coding sequence ATGGCCATTTTCACCTTTGGCCAACCGGCCATATTTACGGACCTTTTAAATGATGTTGAAGTTTTCAAAACAAAAGTTGGCAGGCTGCGGGTGGTAGCTTTGCTGGAAGGATTATCGCTGCTAATTCTGGTTTTAATTGCAGTTCCGCTCAAATACGCCTATCATGATCCATCGCTTGTTAAGACGATGGGCCCAATTCATGGCTTTTTATTTCTGTTTTTTGTAATAAATACCATCAGTGTAGGTGTTGAATACAACTGGAAATTTCAGGAAACAACCTGGAAAGTTCTGCTTGCCTGTATCATTCCTTTTGGTACTTTTTATGTTGATTATACGATTCTGTGTAAAATTCATACGACTAAGAAATAG
- a CDS encoding helix-turn-helix domain-containing protein — protein sequence MDNSGKIRLYDTRSFTRKFMPSDTLKNIVKVEEHKFFITRIEEMYQLVRHNVPASRSTIHSILYLTEGEAVMKIGSEVYKIKKDEMLFVPAGQVFSFQTGDINKGYICGLHNDLLIGKFGKTDPLKEFEFLRVWGNPRITLNAETSEFIHHILKRLLVEYIQNGLKNQDIFQSYLLALFCEVKNVYQPLTISGKASSISITNKFKELVFSNIKDKHLVSDYASLLNISPNHLNKTVKAVTAKSPTKWIDEAIVSEAKVLLCQSELSISEVAMEVGFEDQSYFTRLFKKYEKMTPTDFRKMIEMS from the coding sequence ATGGATAATTCCGGGAAAATCAGGCTTTATGATACCAGGTCTTTTACCAGAAAATTTATGCCTTCTGATACATTAAAAAATATTGTGAAGGTCGAGGAGCATAAGTTTTTTATCACCAGGATAGAGGAAATGTATCAGCTGGTTCGACATAATGTGCCTGCTTCCCGATCCACGATTCATAGCATTTTGTATTTGACGGAAGGGGAGGCGGTGATGAAAATCGGGAGTGAGGTTTATAAAATTAAAAAGGATGAAATGCTTTTTGTTCCTGCCGGGCAAGTGTTTTCTTTTCAAACAGGTGATATTAATAAGGGCTATATCTGTGGTTTACATAATGATCTGCTGATCGGGAAGTTTGGGAAAACGGATCCTTTGAAGGAGTTTGAGTTTTTAAGAGTTTGGGGGAATCCCAGGATTACTCTTAATGCCGAAACTTCGGAGTTTATCCATCACATTTTGAAAAGACTTCTTGTTGAATACATACAGAATGGACTAAAAAATCAGGACATTTTTCAATCTTATCTTTTGGCACTTTTTTGTGAGGTTAAAAACGTTTATCAACCTCTGACAATATCCGGAAAAGCATCTTCCATCTCGATTACAAACAAATTTAAGGAGCTTGTTTTTTCCAATATCAAAGACAAACACCTCGTTTCTGACTACGCATCACTGCTTAATATTTCTCCGAATCATCTCAACAAAACAGTTAAAGCAGTTACTGCAAAATCTCCGACAAAATGGATTGATGAAGCTATTGTATCAGAGGCAAAAGTTCTTCTTTGTCAATCTGAGCTGTCAATCAGCGAGGTGGCTATGGAAGTAGGTTTTGAAGACCAGTCATATTTTACGCGTTTGTTTAAAAAATATGAAAAAATGACTCCTACCGATTTCCGAAAAATGATTGAAATGTCCTGA
- a CDS encoding class I SAM-dependent methyltransferase — protein sequence MNKEWSEEELKEMAQQLANPHGSEGVKTGERMSHGNGQMIHRTIDLLEIKANDYVLEIGPGKGAHVSSIIELAENIKYQGIDISETMVAESSELNENLISAGSVAFALSNGNTIEFPDNSFDKIFTVNTVYFWENPLVYSTEIFRILKPGGTFALSFSDSTFMKQLPFTKFGFTLYNKAEAENLLIDAHFKIEKTIEELEVTKRNLGEEVERPVVIVFAKK from the coding sequence ATGAATAAAGAGTGGAGCGAAGAAGAGTTGAAAGAAATGGCCCAACAACTTGCCAACCCGCATGGTTCGGAAGGTGTCAAAACGGGTGAACGCATGAGCCACGGTAACGGTCAGATGATTCACAGAACGATTGATTTGCTTGAAATAAAAGCGAATGATTATGTCCTGGAAATTGGCCCCGGAAAAGGCGCTCATGTCAGTTCGATAATTGAATTGGCCGAAAACATAAAGTATCAGGGAATTGATATTTCTGAAACGATGGTAGCGGAATCCTCTGAATTGAATGAAAATCTCATCTCAGCTGGAAGTGTTGCTTTTGCTCTTTCTAACGGAAATACAATTGAATTTCCGGATAACAGTTTTGATAAAATTTTTACCGTCAATACCGTTTATTTCTGGGAAAATCCACTGGTATATTCGACGGAAATATTTCGTATTTTAAAACCCGGCGGCACTTTTGCGCTTTCCTTTTCCGACAGCACTTTTATGAAACAGCTGCCCTTTACCAAATTTGGTTTTACGCTTTATAATAAAGCCGAAGCCGAAAATCTATTAATAGACGCTCATTTCAAAATTGAAAAAACAATTGAAGAACTGGAAGTGACGAAGCGTAATTTGGGAGAAGAAGTGGAAAGGCCGGTCGTAATTGTATTTGCTAAAAAGTAG
- a CDS encoding cytochrome P450: protein MPEIPLFKIAKFDIQAPFIFAKDPLLALRSGFDNCGDTFRIKLFREFIVSRDPSFFKHILVSNNKNYKKGSSSKMLNPVLGNGLVTSEGEFWLRQRRLVQPAFHRERLQELFVKMGQITADFLEEMETFRGKEAVDIDAKMMGITADIALKTLFGNISNEDKMQIFHQVNRTQRYLVTRVRRPYRIPLMFVNGERTRFKTDLAYFNKLVFEFIHERHGVKEKPNDLLQLLLDSLDEETGAQMNDQQIRDEAITMFAAGHETSATGLSWLLLELARQPEIVAKIREEAKIFDTVPGFEQLMKLSYTRQVVEEGLRLFPPAWTMTREALEDDDVDGQRIPKGTSVFMSVYELHRNPNIWKNPLVFNPENFSPENVKNRGKYNYLPFGAGPRLCIGQQFALMEMQLILAAIVKRFEFEIDPKHKVGIYPQIVLKSTNGIKLFIK, encoded by the coding sequence ATGCCAGAAATTCCTTTATTTAAAATTGCCAAATTTGATATTCAGGCGCCTTTCATTTTTGCAAAGGACCCACTTTTGGCATTGCGAAGTGGCTTCGATAATTGCGGGGATACCTTTCGTATCAAGCTTTTCAGGGAATTTATAGTGAGCCGCGATCCTTCTTTTTTCAAACATATTCTGGTATCAAACAATAAAAATTACAAAAAAGGAAGTTCTTCCAAAATGCTGAATCCGGTTTTGGGAAATGGCCTTGTTACCAGTGAAGGAGAATTCTGGCTTCGGCAGCGCCGACTGGTTCAGCCGGCCTTTCACCGGGAGAGATTGCAGGAATTATTCGTTAAAATGGGACAGATCACCGCTGATTTTCTGGAAGAAATGGAAACTTTCAGAGGAAAAGAAGCTGTCGATATTGATGCAAAAATGATGGGAATCACCGCAGATATTGCTTTAAAAACTTTGTTTGGCAATATTTCCAATGAAGACAAAATGCAGATTTTCCATCAGGTCAACAGAACACAGCGTTATCTGGTGACACGCGTACGTCGCCCCTATCGAATTCCTTTGATGTTTGTAAACGGGGAAAGAACACGTTTCAAAACGGATCTGGCATATTTCAATAAACTTGTTTTTGAATTTATTCATGAAAGACATGGCGTAAAAGAAAAACCGAACGACTTGCTGCAATTGCTTCTGGACAGTCTGGATGAAGAAACCGGAGCACAAATGAATGATCAGCAAATCCGCGACGAGGCTATTACCATGTTTGCAGCTGGCCACGAAACTTCCGCAACTGGCCTGAGTTGGCTTCTTTTAGAGCTGGCAAGACAACCTGAAATTGTCGCAAAAATTCGGGAAGAAGCGAAAATATTTGATACTGTTCCGGGTTTTGAACAATTGATGAAATTATCATATACCCGACAAGTTGTTGAAGAAGGTCTAAGACTTTTTCCGCCTGCCTGGACAATGACACGTGAAGCTTTGGAAGATGACGACGTCGATGGACAGCGCATACCAAAAGGAACATCGGTATTTATGTCTGTTTACGAACTGCACAGAAATCCTAATATCTGGAAAAATCCTTTGGTTTTTAATCCAGAAAATTTCAGTCCTGAAAATGTCAAAAACCGGGGGAAATACAATTATTTACCTTTTGGTGCTGGTCCGCGTTTATGTATCGGACAGCAATTTGCCCTGATGGAAATGCAGCTTATTCTTGCTGCAATTGTGAAAAGATTTGAATTTGAAATTGATCCAAAACACAAAGTCGGAATTTATCCGCAGATTGTTTTAAAATCGACAAACGGAATCAAATTATTTATCAAATAA
- a CDS encoding YiiX/YebB-like N1pC/P60 family cysteine hydrolase, with amino-acid sequence MEKVAVLFIIFLLVSQISIAQIPTGIKLKTGDFIFQDLDCGPLCDAIEQVTTSFGGRHFSHIGLVYVQNDSTYIIEAIGKEVQLTPLKTFLKRTPNPMLVGRVKKQYDALAKTAVKYALEEKGVPYDDEFIYNNKKYYCSELIYDAFKKANGGTDFFTLQPMTFKQPGSAKFFPVWIQYYAKLGIPIPEAEPGINPGGISTSPFIEILNP; translated from the coding sequence GTGGAAAAAGTTGCAGTACTATTCATTATTTTCCTTCTGGTTTCGCAAATATCCATCGCACAAATTCCAACGGGAATTAAACTTAAAACAGGCGATTTTATTTTCCAGGATCTTGACTGCGGGCCGCTTTGTGATGCTATTGAACAGGTCACAACAAGTTTTGGTGGACGGCATTTTTCACATATCGGACTTGTTTATGTCCAAAACGATAGCACATACATCATTGAAGCCATAGGGAAAGAAGTACAGTTGACTCCATTAAAAACTTTCCTGAAAAGAACACCAAATCCTATGCTCGTTGGGCGTGTTAAGAAACAATATGATGCATTGGCAAAAACTGCCGTTAAGTATGCCCTGGAAGAGAAAGGCGTTCCTTATGACGACGAATTTATTTATAACAATAAGAAATATTACTGCTCTGAACTGATCTATGATGCTTTCAAAAAAGCAAATGGCGGAACGGACTTTTTCACGCTTCAACCCATGACTTTTAAACAACCTGGAAGCGCTAAATTTTTCCCTGTCTGGATACAGTATTACGCCAAACTTGGAATACCAATTCCCGAAGCCGAACCCGGAATTAACCCTGGCGGAATTTCCACATCTCCTTTTATTGAAATATTAAATCCCTAA